A single genomic interval of Campylobacterota bacterium harbors:
- a CDS encoding acyltransferase translates to MGRVYTIDYLRGILALLVMVYHYSIWEKLFTPDAASALTRNALYGVSLFFIISGFSLTLSYYRKFERFDAPLLKDYFFKRFARIYPLYWLVVALFLLALLVGGKTLPPMEQILLNLTVSFVLFGHHTGFTAGSWSIGMEIAFYLLLPLALYAVRKAKKTASAALLILAFSALGVSAFGMFDSPETAEYWPIYMNPVNHVYFFLFGILGGVLYLEKSSFFALPKRTVWFLIGATALTAVFYPVEGGIVALIYETDRLILSAVALILFYLFTALNPHVAHQSPTAKAFERFGNISYTLYLLHPVVFLVCNVVWFNGSDIPPQAQIAFMILATLVASHFVYERYERPLTRSLLSRRARHD, encoded by the coding sequence ATGGGGAGAGTCTACACGATCGACTACCTGCGGGGGATACTCGCCCTGCTCGTCATGGTCTACCACTATTCGATCTGGGAAAAACTCTTTACTCCCGATGCCGCATCGGCGCTGACGCGTAACGCCCTGTATGGCGTCTCGCTCTTTTTCATCATCAGCGGTTTTTCGCTGACGCTGAGCTACTATCGAAAATTCGAGCGTTTCGACGCCCCGCTCCTCAAAGACTATTTTTTCAAGCGTTTTGCCCGGATCTATCCCCTCTACTGGCTCGTCGTCGCACTCTTTCTGCTGGCACTTCTCGTGGGGGGGAAAACGCTCCCCCCGATGGAGCAGATCCTTCTGAACCTCACCGTCAGCTTCGTCCTCTTCGGGCACCACACGGGCTTTACGGCGGGGAGCTGGTCGATCGGGATGGAGATCGCGTTTTACCTGCTCCTCCCCCTTGCCCTCTACGCCGTCCGAAAAGCGAAAAAAACGGCTTCGGCCGCACTGTTGATCCTCGCCTTCTCGGCGCTGGGCGTCTCGGCGTTCGGGATGTTCGATTCCCCCGAAACGGCGGAGTACTGGCCCATCTACATGAACCCGGTCAACCACGTCTACTTTTTTCTTTTCGGAATCCTCGGGGGGGTGCTCTACCTCGAAAAAAGCTCCTTTTTTGCGCTTCCGAAACGGACGGTCTGGTTCCTGATCGGCGCAACGGCCCTTACGGCGGTTTTCTACCCGGTCGAGGGGGGCATCGTCGCCCTCATCTACGAGACTGACCGCCTGATCCTCTCGGCGGTCGCACTGATCCTGTTTTACCTGTTTACGGCACTGAACCCGCACGTCGCGCACCAAAGTCCGACGGCAAAAGCGTTCGAGCGGTTCGGCAATATCTCCTACACCCTCTACCTGCTCCACCCCGTCGTTTTTCTCGTCTGCAACGTCGTATGGTTCAATGGCAGCGATATTCCTCCTCAAGCACAGATCGCTTTCATGATCCTCGCAACCCTCGTCGCATCGCATTTCGTTTACGAACGCTACGAACGTCCGCTGACCCGATCCCTGTTATCCCGGAGAGCCCGACATGATTAA
- a CDS encoding nucleotidyltransferase family protein, producing the protein MTPIDRIKLLPTSTVREALRLIDQGAMQIAIVVDENDRLLGTLTDGDIRRGLLNNLTLDDKIESIVFKTPTVARLTDSKEEILQKALSKKLRQMPVVDEENRVIGIRAIEELVRPHRKPNKVVLMVGGLGTRLRPLTEETPKPMLKVGNKPILQTIVETFAQYGFTDIIMCVNYKSDVIRNYFGDGSAFGVNIEYLLEEERMGTAGALSLLSPLPEEPFFVMNGDLLTNANFGHLLDYHTDQDATATMCVREYDFQVPYGVVNVEENRILSIVEKPVHKFFVSAGIYMLSPKALERIPKNRFYDMPTLFETLIAEGEKTISFPIREYWLDIGRMEEYERANVEYHEFF; encoded by the coding sequence ATGACACCGATCGACCGAATTAAACTCCTTCCCACGTCGACCGTCCGCGAAGCGCTGCGCCTTATCGACCAGGGAGCCATGCAGATCGCCATCGTCGTCGACGAAAACGACCGCCTTCTGGGCACCCTCACCGACGGCGATATCCGTCGGGGGCTGCTGAACAACCTGACACTCGACGACAAGATTGAGAGCATCGTCTTCAAGACCCCCACCGTCGCGCGACTGACCGACTCCAAAGAGGAGATCCTCCAAAAAGCGCTGAGCAAAAAACTGCGCCAGATGCCCGTCGTGGACGAGGAGAACCGGGTCATCGGGATCCGGGCGATCGAAGAATTGGTCCGCCCCCACCGCAAACCCAACAAGGTCGTTTTGATGGTCGGAGGGCTGGGAACCCGTCTGCGTCCCCTCACCGAAGAGACCCCAAAACCAATGCTCAAAGTGGGGAACAAACCGATTTTGCAGACGATTGTCGAGACGTTCGCTCAATACGGGTTTACCGACATCATCATGTGCGTCAACTACAAATCCGACGTCATCCGCAACTATTTCGGCGACGGCAGCGCGTTCGGCGTGAACATCGAATATCTCCTCGAAGAGGAACGGATGGGGACTGCCGGAGCGCTCAGCCTCCTTTCCCCCCTCCCCGAAGAGCCGTTTTTCGTCATGAACGGCGATCTGCTCACCAACGCCAATTTCGGCCATCTTCTCGATTACCACACCGATCAGGACGCGACAGCCACGATGTGCGTCCGCGAATACGACTTTCAGGTCCCCTACGGCGTCGTGAACGTCGAAGAGAACCGGATCCTCTCGATCGTCGAAAAACCGGTCCACAAATTTTTCGTCAGCGCGGGAATTTACATGCTCAGCCCCAAGGCCCTCGAACGGATTCCGAAAAACCGGTTCTACGACATGCCGACCCTCTTTGAAACCCTGATCGCCGAGGGGGAGAAAACGATCTCCTTCCCGATTCGCGAATACTGGCTCGACATCGGCCGAATGGAAGAATACGAACGCGCCAACGTCGAATATCACGAGTTCTTTTGA
- the neuC gene encoding UDP-N-acetylglucosamine 2-epimerase codes for MKKICVVTGTRAEYGLLYWLMKEIEADSRLQLQLVVTGMHLSPEFGLTYRDIEKEFVIDKKVEMLLSSDTPVGISKSMGLAQISFAECFDELRPDLLVVLGDRYEIFCAASAATIARIPIAHLHGGETTEGAYDEAMRHGITKMAHLHFTAAEPYRRRVIQLGEHPDRVFNVGGMGIENIRRLALLSKEAFEESVGVSLAPRNLLVTFHPATLENATAQEQFSALLGALSTLEETRILFTKANSDTDGRIINKMIDDYVAAHPDTSAAFASLGQLRYLSALQYVDGVVGNSSSGLIEAPSFGIGTINIGDRQKGRLKAASVIDCAPTEESILDALSRLYSAPFRETLRSVTNPYGEGNASKRILEILRQTDFSGLLKKSFYDLKETP; via the coding sequence ATGAAAAAAATCTGCGTCGTCACCGGGACCCGGGCCGAGTACGGCCTGCTCTACTGGCTTATGAAAGAGATCGAGGCCGATTCCCGGCTGCAGTTGCAGCTTGTCGTCACGGGGATGCATCTGAGCCCCGAGTTCGGTCTCACCTACCGCGACATCGAAAAAGAGTTCGTCATCGACAAAAAAGTCGAAATGCTTCTCTCCAGCGACACCCCCGTAGGGATCTCCAAATCGATGGGACTCGCGCAAATCTCGTTCGCCGAATGTTTTGACGAGCTCAGGCCCGACCTTCTGGTGGTGCTCGGAGACCGCTACGAAATCTTCTGCGCCGCCAGCGCCGCGACGATCGCGAGGATCCCCATCGCCCACCTCCACGGGGGAGAAACGACCGAAGGGGCATACGACGAAGCGATGCGCCACGGCATCACCAAAATGGCCCATCTGCACTTTACGGCGGCCGAACCCTACCGTCGCCGCGTCATCCAGCTCGGAGAACACCCGGACCGCGTCTTCAACGTCGGGGGGATGGGGATCGAAAACATCCGTCGCCTTGCGCTCCTCTCCAAAGAGGCGTTCGAAGAGAGCGTCGGGGTTTCCCTCGCCCCCCGAAACCTCCTTGTGACGTTTCACCCCGCCACCCTCGAAAACGCGACCGCGCAGGAACAGTTCAGCGCTCTCCTGGGTGCCCTTTCGACCCTGGAAGAGACCCGCATCCTCTTTACGAAAGCCAACAGCGACACCGACGGGCGGATCATCAACAAGATGATCGACGATTACGTCGCCGCTCATCCCGACACTTCGGCCGCTTTCGCCTCGCTGGGGCAGCTGCGCTACCTCAGCGCGCTGCAATACGTCGACGGGGTCGTCGGCAACAGCTCGAGCGGACTGATCGAAGCCCCCAGTTTCGGTATCGGAACGATCAATATCGGTGACCGCCAGAAAGGACGGCTCAAAGCCGCCAGCGTCATCGACTGCGCCCCGACCGAAGAATCGATCCTGGATGCCCTTTCCCGGCTCTATTCGGCGCCGTTTCGGGAAACTCTCCGCAGCGTCACGAACCCCTACGGGGAAGGGAACGCGAGCAAACGGATACTTGAAATTCTCCGACAAACCGACTTTTCGGGGCTATTGAAAAAATCGTTTTACGACCTGAAGGAAACGCCATGA
- the neuB gene encoding N-acetylneuraminate synthase: MSTFIIAEAGVNHNGSLELAKKLVDVAALAGADAVKFQTFKAEKLVAKNAQKADYQKQTTDAAESQYDMIKKLELDEAAHRELIRYCNDKKIRFLSTPFDHESIELLNALGMEIFKIPSGEITNLPYLRRIGELGKEVILSTGMADLGEIEDALDVLNASGTPKEKITVLHATTEYPCPMGEVNLKAMGTIASAFGVRAGYSDHTRGIEVPIAAVAMGASVIEKHFTLDRTMEGPDHKASLEPGELCAMVSAIRNIEQALGDGVKKPSQSERKNMAVARKSIVAARPIRAGEVFTSENIAIKRPGNGISPMRYDEVVGQRAARDYDEDEPL; the protein is encoded by the coding sequence ATGAGTACTTTCATCATCGCCGAAGCGGGGGTCAACCACAACGGAAGCCTCGAGCTCGCCAAAAAACTGGTCGACGTCGCCGCTCTTGCCGGGGCCGACGCCGTGAAATTCCAGACTTTCAAAGCCGAAAAGCTCGTCGCCAAAAACGCGCAGAAAGCGGACTACCAAAAACAAACGACCGACGCGGCCGAATCGCAGTACGACATGATCAAAAAACTTGAACTGGACGAAGCGGCGCACCGCGAACTCATCCGCTACTGCAACGACAAAAAGATCCGTTTCCTCTCGACCCCCTTCGATCACGAGAGCATCGAGCTGCTGAATGCACTGGGGATGGAGATATTTAAAATCCCCAGCGGGGAGATCACCAACCTCCCCTATCTCCGCCGCATCGGGGAGCTGGGCAAAGAGGTGATCCTCTCGACCGGCATGGCCGATCTGGGTGAAATCGAAGACGCACTGGATGTTTTGAACGCTTCGGGAACTCCAAAAGAAAAAATCACCGTGCTGCACGCGACGACCGAATACCCCTGCCCGATGGGGGAAGTAAACCTAAAAGCGATGGGGACGATCGCTTCGGCGTTCGGGGTGCGCGCGGGCTATTCGGACCACACCAGGGGGATTGAGGTGCCGATTGCGGCGGTGGCAATGGGAGCCTCGGTCATCGAAAAGCATTTTACCCTGGACCGGACGATGGAAGGACCCGATCACAAGGCGAGCCTCGAGCCGGGCGAGCTGTGCGCGATGGTAAGCGCGATCCGCAACATCGAGCAGGCCCTCGGCGACGGGGTCAAAAAACCCTCCCAGAGCGAACGCAAAAACATGGCCGTCGCCCGCAAAAGCATCGTTGCCGCCCGTCCCATCCGCGCGGGGGAGGTTTTTACCTCCGAGAACATCGCCATCAAACGTCCCGGTAACGGGATCAGCCCGATGCGTTACGACGAAGTTGTGGGACAACGCGCGGCCAGAGATTACGATGAGGACGAACCCCTATGA
- a CDS encoding NeuD/PglB/VioB family sugar acetyltransferase, producing the protein MKPEILLVGGGGHCKALIDVIESGGEYTIAGIIDRPELIGGKLLGYDVIGCDDDLASLVSRYPNAIVSVGQVRTPDLRKKLFALLERAGYVIPSIVSPRAYVSPHARIERGSVVMHDALINAHARVGANCIINTKALIEHDCRVGDHCHVSTGAILNGATVVGEGTFVGSNAVSKEGALIAEASFIKAGSIVT; encoded by the coding sequence ATGAAACCCGAAATCCTTTTGGTCGGCGGAGGGGGGCACTGCAAAGCCCTCATCGACGTCATCGAATCGGGGGGAGAATACACGATCGCCGGAATCATCGACCGTCCCGAGCTCATCGGGGGAAAACTCCTGGGATACGACGTGATCGGATGCGATGACGACCTGGCGTCTCTCGTTTCGCGCTACCCCAACGCGATCGTCAGCGTAGGGCAGGTGCGAACCCCCGACCTGCGCAAAAAACTCTTCGCGCTGCTCGAACGCGCAGGATACGTCATCCCCTCCATCGTATCGCCGCGGGCCTATGTTTCTCCCCATGCCCGGATTGAACGGGGAAGCGTCGTCATGCACGATGCGCTGATCAACGCCCACGCACGCGTAGGGGCCAACTGCATCATCAATACCAAGGCCCTGATCGAGCACGACTGCCGCGTGGGGGACCACTGTCACGTCTCGACCGGGGCGATCCTCAACGGCGCCACCGTCGTCGGAGAGGGTACTTTCGTCGGGAGTAACGCCGTCTCGAAAGAGGGGGCGTTGATCGCGGAAGCGTCATTCATCAAAGCGGGGAGCATCGTTACATGA
- a CDS encoding LegC family aminotransferase has protein sequence MQTQTVEFIRTLYRNEGFIALHEPRFGGNEKAYLNECIDSTFVSSVGQFVDRFETEFARTVGAKYAVATVNGTAALHIALLVAGVERGDEVITQPLTFIATANAITYCGADPVFLDVDRDTMGLSPDALRAFLEEECSRIEGRCVNRTTGKTIKACVPMHTFGHPCRIDEIQALCDAWNIVLVEDAAESLGSYYKERHTGTFGRLGAFSFNGNKIITSGGGGVIVTDDEALAKRAKHITTTAKIPHPWEYAHDEVAYNYRLPNLNAALLCAQLEQLEGFLENKRDLAETYHRFFAGLGIHFAAEPPHGRSNYWLNAIVLENIEQRDAFLEYTNANGVMTRPIWKLMNRLPMFEHCRCGDLSNALFLCERVVNLPSSVRP, from the coding sequence ATGCAGACGCAAACCGTAGAGTTCATCCGTACCCTGTACCGAAACGAAGGGTTCATCGCGCTCCACGAACCCCGTTTCGGCGGAAACGAAAAAGCGTACCTGAACGAATGCATCGACTCGACGTTCGTCTCCAGCGTCGGGCAGTTCGTTGACCGCTTCGAAACCGAATTCGCCCGTACCGTAGGGGCAAAATATGCCGTCGCGACCGTCAACGGAACCGCTGCACTGCACATCGCGCTTCTCGTGGCGGGAGTGGAACGGGGAGATGAAGTGATCACCCAGCCGCTGACGTTCATCGCGACGGCAAACGCCATCACCTACTGCGGCGCCGATCCCGTTTTCCTCGACGTCGACCGCGATACGATGGGACTGAGTCCGGACGCTCTGAGAGCTTTCCTGGAGGAGGAGTGCTCACGGATCGAGGGTCGGTGCGTCAACCGGACAACCGGAAAAACCATCAAAGCGTGCGTGCCGATGCACACCTTCGGCCATCCCTGCCGCATCGATGAAATCCAAGCGCTCTGCGACGCATGGAACATCGTCCTCGTCGAAGACGCCGCCGAATCGCTCGGCAGCTATTACAAGGAACGCCATACCGGAACTTTCGGCCGCCTCGGTGCGTTCAGCTTCAATGGAAACAAAATCATCACCAGCGGCGGCGGCGGGGTCATCGTCACCGACGACGAAGCGCTCGCCAAGCGGGCCAAGCACATCACGACAACCGCAAAAATTCCCCATCCGTGGGAGTATGCGCACGATGAAGTCGCTTACAACTACCGCCTTCCGAACCTCAATGCCGCACTGTTGTGCGCGCAGCTCGAGCAGCTGGAGGGATTTTTGGAAAACAAACGCGATCTCGCCGAAACCTACCACCGTTTTTTTGCCGGCCTGGGGATCCATTTTGCGGCAGAACCGCCCCACGGACGCTCGAACTACTGGCTCAACGCCATCGTGCTGGAAAATATCGAACAACGGGATGCGTTTTTGGAATACACCAATGCCAACGGCGTCATGACACGGCCGATCTGGAAGCTGATGAACCGCCTCCCGATGTTCGAACACTGCCGATGCGGTGATCTCTCCAACGCCCTCTTTCTGTGCGAAAGGGTGGTCAATCTCCCCAGCAGCGTGCGCCCATGA
- a CDS encoding UDP-N-acetylglucosamine 4,6-dehydratase yields the protein MNILSLIGRNKELFGKDISEHEEELSRIVSSSTFLVIGGAGSIGQAVTKEIFKRRPRKLHVVDISENNMVELVRDIRSSFGYIDGDFQTFALDIGSVEYDAFIEADGRYDYVLNLSALKHVRSEKDPFTLMRMCDVNIFNTDKTLRQSIAKGSRKYFCVSTDKAANPVNMMGASKRIMEMFLMRRSLEMPISTARFANVAFSDGSLLHGFNQRIQKRQPIVAPNDIKRYFVTPEESGELCLMSCIFGENRDIFFPKLSEELHLVTFADIAVKYLEALGYEPYLCATEDEARELAKTLPDEGKWPCLFTASDTTGEKDFEEFFTDRETLDMKRFHNLGVIKNDPLYEEAKLRHFTETIGKMKAGRSWSKEEIVNLFFEMIPDFGHKETGKYLDGKM from the coding sequence ATGAATATCCTCTCTCTGATCGGACGGAACAAGGAGCTCTTCGGCAAAGACATTTCCGAGCATGAGGAGGAACTCTCCCGGATCGTCTCTTCCTCGACGTTCCTCGTCATCGGCGGCGCCGGATCGATCGGCCAGGCGGTGACGAAAGAGATTTTCAAGCGCCGTCCGCGCAAACTCCACGTCGTGGACATCAGCGAAAACAACATGGTCGAGCTGGTACGGGACATCCGCAGTTCGTTCGGATACATCGACGGCGATTTCCAGACGTTTGCCCTCGATATCGGCTCGGTCGAATACGACGCGTTCATCGAAGCCGACGGCCGTTACGACTACGTCCTCAACCTCTCGGCCCTCAAACACGTCCGGAGCGAAAAAGACCCGTTCACCCTGATGCGGATGTGCGACGTCAATATTTTCAATACCGACAAAACCCTTCGGCAGTCGATCGCGAAAGGGAGCCGGAAATATTTCTGCGTCTCGACCGACAAAGCGGCCAATCCCGTCAACATGATGGGGGCGAGCAAGCGGATCATGGAGATGTTTTTGATGCGCCGCAGCCTCGAAATGCCGATCTCCACCGCCCGTTTCGCCAACGTCGCCTTCAGCGACGGATCGTTACTCCACGGGTTTAACCAGCGGATCCAGAAACGCCAGCCCATCGTCGCCCCCAACGACATCAAACGCTATTTCGTCACCCCCGAGGAATCGGGCGAATTGTGCCTGATGTCGTGCATCTTCGGCGAAAACCGCGACATCTTTTTCCCGAAACTGAGCGAAGAGCTCCATCTCGTCACATTTGCCGACATCGCGGTAAAATACCTCGAAGCGCTCGGATACGAGCCTTACTTGTGCGCAACCGAAGACGAAGCCAGGGAACTGGCCAAAACACTCCCGGATGAGGGAAAATGGCCCTGCCTTTTCACCGCCAGCGATACGACGGGAGAAAAAGATTTCGAAGAGTTTTTTACCGACAGGGAAACGCTCGACATGAAACGTTTCCACAACCTCGGGGTGATCAAAAACGATCCCCTCTACGAAGAGGCGAAACTGCGCCACTTCACCGAAACGATCGGGAAGATGAAAGCGGGGCGCTCCTGGTCGAAAGAGGAGATCGTCAACCTCTTTTTCGAGATGATCCCCGATTTTGGGCATAAAGAGACCGGGAAATACCTGGACGGGAAAATGTAA
- a CDS encoding DegT/DnrJ/EryC1/StrS family aminotransferase, which produces MTIDFANLQKHYRLYQEEIDAAVHAVMAKCNFIMGEEVAQLESALASYVGVKHAITCSSGTDALQLALMGIGIAPGDEVITTPFTFIATAEMIAHLGAVPVFVDIDETTYTIDPSKIEEKITAKTRAIIPVSLYGQTADMDEINAIASKHGLVVIEDAAQSFGATYKGKKSCALSPIGCTSFFPAKPLGCFGDGGALFTDDDALAEKIRSLRVHGQSKRYHHRYIGIGGRLDTIQAAVLLVKLRHYETDLALRQEVARKYDAALRGKHSVPFVAPERTSVYAQYSIRVRNRDALQEELKGRGIPTAVHYPMPLHLQECFAYLGYRKGDFPISETVANEIMSLPMNPFLTDAEIDYTVGAL; this is translated from the coding sequence ATGACGATCGATTTCGCCAACCTCCAAAAACACTACCGCCTCTATCAAGAGGAGATCGATGCGGCGGTGCACGCCGTCATGGCCAAATGCAACTTCATCATGGGCGAAGAGGTCGCGCAGCTCGAAAGCGCCCTCGCCTCCTACGTCGGCGTCAAGCACGCCATCACCTGCTCCAGCGGAACCGACGCGCTGCAGCTTGCCCTGATGGGGATCGGCATCGCACCGGGGGATGAAGTAATCACGACCCCTTTCACCTTTATCGCCACCGCCGAGATGATCGCCCACCTGGGGGCCGTCCCCGTCTTCGTCGACATCGACGAAACGACGTACACGATCGACCCTTCGAAAATCGAGGAGAAAATCACCGCCAAAACCCGTGCGATCATCCCCGTCAGCCTCTACGGGCAGACCGCCGATATGGATGAGATCAACGCCATCGCTTCCAAACACGGCCTGGTCGTCATCGAAGATGCGGCGCAGAGCTTCGGGGCGACTTATAAAGGCAAAAAATCGTGTGCCCTGAGCCCGATCGGCTGCACCAGTTTCTTCCCCGCCAAACCGCTGGGATGCTTCGGCGACGGCGGGGCCCTTTTTACCGATGACGACGCGCTGGCCGAAAAGATCCGTTCCCTACGCGTCCATGGCCAGAGCAAGCGTTACCATCACCGCTACATCGGTATCGGCGGCCGGCTCGACACGATCCAGGCGGCGGTGCTGCTGGTCAAGCTCCGCCATTACGAAACCGATCTGGCGCTGCGCCAAGAGGTCGCCCGCAAATACGACGCCGCGCTGAGAGGCAAACATTCCGTTCCCTTCGTCGCTCCCGAACGCACATCGGTCTACGCGCAGTACTCGATCCGGGTCCGTAACCGCGATGCGCTCCAAGAGGAGCTCAAAGGCCGCGGCATCCCCACGGCGGTCCACTACCCGATGCCGCTCCATCTGCAGGAGTGCTTTGCCTATCTTGGGTACCGAAAGGGGGATTTCCCCATCAGCGAAACGGTCGCAAACGAAATCATGAGCCTCCCCATGAACCCGTTTCTCACCGACGCGGAAATCGACTACACGGTAGGTGCGTTATGA
- a CDS encoding acyltransferase, producing the protein MAPFFAHESSYVDENVTIGDNTKIWHFSHILSGSVIGESCSFGQNCVVGPKVKIGNGVKVQNNVSVYEGVECEDDVFLGPSMVFTNVVNPRAFIVRRDEFKKTLLKRGCSVGANATIVCGVTIGEYALIGSGAVVNRDVKPYALMVGVPAKQIGWVSRAGNTLAFDENNIAVDPFDGSRYLLENDSLKELA; encoded by the coding sequence ATGGCGCCGTTTTTCGCCCATGAGTCCAGCTACGTCGACGAGAACGTCACCATCGGCGACAACACCAAAATCTGGCATTTCAGCCATATCCTATCGGGAAGCGTCATCGGGGAAAGCTGTTCGTTCGGCCAAAACTGCGTCGTGGGGCCGAAGGTGAAAATCGGCAACGGCGTCAAGGTGCAGAACAACGTCAGCGTGTACGAAGGGGTGGAGTGCGAAGACGACGTATTTCTGGGTCCCAGCATGGTGTTTACCAACGTCGTTAACCCCAGAGCCTTCATCGTCCGTCGCGACGAGTTCAAAAAAACCCTCCTCAAGCGCGGATGCAGCGTCGGGGCCAACGCGACGATCGTCTGCGGCGTCACGATCGGCGAATACGCCCTCATCGGAAGCGGTGCGGTGGTCAACCGCGACGTCAAACCTTACGCCCTGATGGTGGGGGTCCCCGCGAAACAGATCGGATGGGTGAGCCGCGCGGGCAATACCCTGGCTTTCGATGAAAACAACATCGCCGTCGACCCTTTCGACGGCAGCCGCTACCTTCTCGAAAACGACTCCCTGAAGGAACTCGCATGA
- a CDS encoding Gfo/Idh/MocA family oxidoreductase, with product MKNFALIGAAGYIAPRHMKAIKETGNTLIAALDKYDGIGIMDSHFPQAHFFTEFERFDRFIDKWHREHDKRIEYIAITTPNYLHDSHIRFALKSGAHAICEKPLVLNPHNLDQLRVIEEETGKKVYNILQLRLHDSIIALKNKISKELEADPTRMYDIDLTYLTSRGRWYFVSWKGDEAKSGGIASNIGVHFFDMLSWIFGPIEENLVHLKQPDANAGYMKLKNARVRWFLSVNYDYIPEEVKASGKTTYRSITVDGEEFEFSEGFTDLHTTSYRHILQGGGFGLEEARNSINIVSTIRKLPALGLEGEYHPFCRKVLG from the coding sequence ATGAAAAACTTCGCCCTGATCGGAGCGGCGGGGTACATCGCTCCGCGCCACATGAAGGCGATCAAGGAGACGGGCAACACCCTCATCGCCGCGCTCGACAAATACGACGGGATCGGGATCATGGACAGCCATTTCCCTCAGGCCCATTTTTTTACCGAATTCGAGCGGTTCGACCGCTTCATCGACAAATGGCACCGCGAACACGACAAACGGATCGAGTACATCGCGATCACCACCCCCAATTATCTCCACGACAGCCATATCCGCTTCGCCCTCAAAAGCGGCGCCCACGCTATCTGCGAAAAGCCGCTCGTCCTCAACCCCCACAACCTCGACCAGCTCAGAGTGATCGAGGAGGAGACGGGGAAAAAAGTCTACAACATCCTCCAGCTGCGGCTGCACGATTCGATCATTGCCCTGAAAAACAAGATTTCCAAAGAGCTCGAAGCCGATCCGACCCGAATGTACGACATCGATCTTACCTACCTTACGAGTCGCGGGCGGTGGTATTTCGTCAGCTGGAAAGGCGACGAAGCCAAAAGCGGCGGAATTGCCAGCAACATCGGGGTCCATTTCTTCGACATGCTCAGCTGGATCTTCGGTCCTATCGAGGAGAACCTCGTCCACCTCAAACAGCCTGACGCCAACGCGGGGTACATGAAACTCAAAAACGCCCGGGTACGGTGGTTTCTGAGCGTCAACTACGACTATATCCCCGAAGAGGTCAAAGCCTCGGGGAAAACGACCTACCGCAGCATCACGGTAGACGGAGAGGAGTTCGAGTTCAGCGAAGGGTTCACCGACCTGCACACCACGAGCTACCGCCATATCCTGCAAGGGGGCGGTTTCGGCCTGGAGGAGGCGCGCAACTCGATCAACATCGTCTCGACGATCCGCAAGCTTCCCGCACTGGGGCTGGAAGGGGAATACCACCCTTTTTGCCGGAAGGTACTGGGATAA